gtattcatatactcggaaagtaataCAATACCAAAgtagtataaagaagaatattctaaacgaagtacaagtcttacaaaagaaggaaaagctactagagccatacccgaattcttccgaagactccgagTACTAAAGattctattctatttctattccactataCTTTAGAGACtatactaaacttgagagatgaaatgaacttcttgcttgaggtgtgtgtagAAATGGAGAGAGTGATCTCTTTTATagcatcccaatgacggttgtgacagttggaatggtcggaaatgccctccaaccgtcaacGGGATGAAATCATGGATGTCCACGCCGAACCCTAGCCTCAACAGTGGAGATGGGGGTTCGGCAGAACCATGGGCTGGTCCAATCCAGCCCATTTTCGGCTGGCAGCCTCCAGGACTTCTTTTCTTTGTAGACttatgaattttggcccaatcgATCGTGTCATTTCTGTGTTTTGGCCCATTCATTGATAAGTCTGATCCTCGACATCGTCCAATTTATTGATCGCAtgttttgatgtcgattctcctccattttatgttcattctctgcaaaaggttagtaatcctagtgctagtggaatatttattatttaaacataaatatgcattgcaagcataactagttctcctttattttggtaatatgGACGGTTGAAACTAATCGCTAACGACCGCCAACAAATACCACATGGCAAACCTGCTCCACATCAGTTGGCCCCACCTATTAGGTCAATGCGTGGCCTATTAGGGTAGGATCACGAGAGAACAGAAGTGCACGTTCCCTGTTCCCACGCATGTGACGCGGCGCCTCCCGTAACCATCTCTCGCATGATGGCCTCTGGTGATGATCGTGCTGTTGACCAGGTACCAAGATCAGGGAGATGGATAGAATCAATATTCCAAGCTGGTAACCAGGGCCAGTCATGGGTTTTTGGGCCCCATGGCGCAAACTTATATTGAGgcctctatatatatacatgatgcATATTTTTCGCTACCAGATGCATATTTTCTCGACGACATGATTAATGTTGTGCTGAAAAAATAATCATCACGAGctaataattttttatttatgaagaggaaaaaaagataCATAAATTTACCAATGAAATTTACCTTAGACAAGCGACATGAGCCGACGAGCGTGGTGAGCCGCGACCGCGAGCAGCAGGTGCCTGGCGTCGATCGGCCTATGAGGAGGCGCCGCCGTCGGGCGGTTGGCCGACTCACGCGAGACGCCGAGAGCTCGAGACAGCAGCGAGCGGCCAGCGGTGTGATCGAGGCGTCAGGCGACGCGAGTGACGTGATCGAGGCGACAAGAGTCAGATCGCTTCGCTTCTCCTTTGCTCCTCTTCGTCTTCCGTCATCGATCCCTGGACTACGTTATTGCGCTGGACAGGCCTCAGGCCTGGCGATGGATGGATGAcccatgggccatggcccaTCAGCCACGGGGGCCCCTAGAATTTCGGGCCTCGGGCGGCCGCACACGCTGATCCCCCgttcctccccccctccccctcccccgcgggCTGGCCCTGCCGGTAACATTCATCCCTTTTCTTGAGATGATCACCTGAATCGACTCCAAAGCATGCTGGTAGGTGATTTGCAATGACACTCTGCTTCATGGTTCTTTGACGAGGAATTAAATCCAGCCGTTTGATCATGCATGTTTGTCTTGTCAAGAAATTAGTGCTAACAAAATGCAATTTAGGGGATTATTGTTAGGGCATTACAACTATGCAATCGTTCTTGTGTTTGTCATTGCAAAATTGCTTTGTCATCATTGGATcgtaattttttaaataaaaaagcaTGTAGATTTAACAGTGTTAGAACTATTGTATTGCAGTCAGATATGAACTATTGTATTGTAGATTGAACATTTATTGGCATGCAACAATTTTTTTCTGCTTCACAAAAGAGAAGACATGgcttccccttttttttttctcagcaaATAGGTTGTATTTTTCTCTGCTTCacaatgtatatatttttttctccttgaATTTAATGTTTGTTCCATAGGACGGAAGATGATGAATGGACAATTAACATGATTTGTGATGGCACTGTGGTGGGACAAACTTTTGtgcaaagaaaaatagaacAAGACTTATTGTACTATTTTAATTTGACTGATATGATGGAGAGCATTGGCTATTCCACGATGGATTTCCTATGTTACAATAAGAAGGATGGCAGAGGATTGGGCAGCATGGTTATAGTGGAGAGTGATATTCAAGTCGATGCAATGATAAATGAGTATCGAAGTGTGTAAAGGTTGTGAACATGTATCTCATGAAGAAAAACCATGATAACATAGAAGATAGTATGGTTGAGATTGACAAGGCTACTTGTAGTGAGGCACTCAGCAAGGGCAAGAGCATGCCGAGATTATTGATGAGCATGGTCTCATCAATGAGGAATATAATGATGTATCTGACTATGATTCTGAGGAAGATGAGTTATATGTACACGAGATGgtagaggagaaaaagaggtgGACAGAAGACCCGACAGAGCATTGTGAGGGTGATACAGTCGTCGAAGATATTTTTGTGCAGCCAAAATCCATGAAAACAAGCAAGGCAGACGTTGTGACACTGCAGGCACTGCTAGTATCAACCAATATAAATTGTGAGATTGCTACCAGGAATAAGAAATGTAAGAGATACCTATGGGTGATGAAGATGATCTATGCTCTGAAGACGATGATGGTGCTGAGGTGCCAATTGTGgtgagaaagaggaagaggccTAGGAGAATGTTAGCTTCAAGAAATTAGTTTGATGAAACCAAAATGTTAGACCATAGCTATATTTGTGAAGGTATGTGCTTTCAAGATGTTAAACAGTTTAGGAAGGCACTGCATAGCTATCACATTGTGCAAATGAGAGATTTCAACAATTTGAGAAATGATCTAGACCGGGTAAGGGTTGTTTATGATTTGATACTCTTGGAATAATCTAAGGTGAAATACTGCAGCAGTATCCATGTGCTAGCGGATTTACCTTTGATCATAACAAATACCAACACTACCGAGCCCAACGACGGTGAATCTTCCCTTCGTTGGTCATCGTCGCCGCTCCCACTATTCCCGACCTCCCGGTGACGAATCCCCCGCTCCCTTGGGCGTTGACAATGGATTCGCCACTCCCATGGGCACAGGTGGCGGAAATTGTGCAGTTCAATGCCGCCGCTGCCTCAAGCCTATTGTGTCGCCGCTCGAAGAGGTGTGGAGGCCGTACAGGATTGGAGAGAGAGGATGGTGGGGGAGATGaccgggaggaggagagagaaggggagaggatAGGAAAAAAAGGTGATGTCAGGCTAGGTGAGGAGTATAGGAGTAAGGGGAGGGAAAAAAGAGTGAAGTGTGGGTGTTGCGGGAACTACCGGTGGAGGGAAAACTCTGCTAGTCTAAATTGATTTGTGCATGCAGATGTGTTTCTTAAGAGGTCTATTTACGAAAATAGCCTATTTTCATAGCAGGATCTCTTTAGTTGTCCACCtgtaaaaatctatttttacaaGCAGGCCTTTACCCAAGATCGCTAGTGAATTCTCGCaggtttgttaaaaaaatgcaGGAACAACACCTAACGGCTGAAAAGAAAAAGTAGCCATGAACTGAAAAATATCAATCGCATTATTAACAGCAACAGTGCTAGTTTATCATTCAAGAAAGCAACTGCTATCGAATAAATTCCAAGAGAATACAAATACAACCGAAATCTATGTCCACGCAAACATTTGGGAAACCACACAATGCTAGTTTATTACAGAAAACAACACAAATGACGATGAACGAAAACGTGGTTTGAAGTTGGAGTTGACGACGAACGATGGGTCTCTTTCACAATCAGTCCCTGAAGAAACCAAAGCTCGAGTTGACGACGGacacgccgccgtcgacgcgcaGGTTCTGGCCGCTCACGTACCGCCCGTCGTCGCTGGCGAGGaacagcgccgcggcggcgatgtcgTCCACCTTGAGTCCAACGCCCTTTAGGTTCGCCGACTTCTCCATGATCGCCTCAATGGTCTCGTCGTCCATGTCCATACCCATGGCAGCCCTAGCCAGCGGCGTGGCGACCGCGGCGGGGGAAACGCAGTTGACGCGGATCCCGTGCCGGCCCAACTCGCCGGCCGCGTTCTCCGTGAACCCCACCAGGGCGCGCTTCGACGTCGTGTACGCGTGCGACGCCGTGCCGGACACCGACGACGACAGGCTCGCCGTCGAGATGATGCTGCCACGGCGCGCCGGCGCCATCACCCGCGCCGCGTGCTTGGTGCCGAGGAACGGGCCGATCAGGTTCACGGCCAGCACGCGCTCGAAGTCCTCCTTGGTGCTCTCGGTGATCCTGAAGCACGGCGGGCCGGTGACGCCGGCGTTGTTGAACATGACGTCGAGCTTCCCGaacgtggcgacggcgtggtcgaccgcggcggcgacgtcgcccTCGTTCGTGACGTCGCAGTGCACGTAGCTGGAGGCGTCCGGGCCGAGCTCCGCGACGAGGCTAGCTCCCAGCTCGTCCTGGATGTCGGCGACCACGACGCGGGCGCCGTGCTTCACGAACAGCCGCGCCGTGCACGCGCCGatgccgctcgcgccgccggtgATCACCGCCACCTTGCCCACCAGCCTGCTACAACGACAACGACGCGTACGCATCACGAATTATTCCTTGATTAACGCAATGCATATATATTGTATCCAGGGGCAGATCCAGAAACAAAAAGTTGGGGGGACTCAACATACCGAGTATACCGATATAAACATATAATCTCAATATTAAACTATACTAAAATGCTATTATGAGACCTTTAGCACATCCTATCTTATcaactatgatgaaaaaattaaagggGGGGGCTTAGGAGGGTATCCATGGTTttgtgggtgtaggggggacttgagtccccttgcacccacgttggatccgccccagATTGTATCAGTACTTCAGTAGTAGAGCAAGAAGATCGAAAAAGCAAACAACTTTTCATACTTCCTTGCATCAGCAGAAACATGGGAGCTGCCTGCCATGGCGCCTGAATACTAATAGCAGTAGTGATTTTGGATCGATGTTTTGTGCTGTCTGAGAAGTGGTTTTGTGTAGCTGTTGCTAGCTGCCTCTTATTTATAGCAGTTTTATACACCGGCCTGCTTCCTCAACTTGACTAGATATTCTTATTTCGAATATACAATTTTTTAGTTTCATTTCGAAGCCGGCTGAAGTTTGGAAGTGACTGCCTGACTGTGGCGTTTACAATTGTGGAATTTGAACATCACGTGCATATTCAGTTGAACCTGATTCTTTCCCTGATTGTTGACCAACATTGCGCATTATATTGACTGCACAGTATGTACAAATCATCCATATATTATTGACTGGCCACAGACATGTGATTGGACTTTTAAGTATATTTCCATGAAGGAGGAGGCCCGACATGAATTAGTTCCTGGTGAGCATAATTTAATTAACTGATCAAATTTCTTTGTAATGGAACCAATACGAAATTTCCTTGTGAGTGTATAtgtttataaaaaacaaaatattctaGCCAGATACTACCTTCCAGTCTTCTAGATCGACTGCATGATCATTCAATTGTCCGAATCACAACTTGCATGTACATGTGACTTTTCTTAGCTTTTATACACATGGACTGATCGACTCCAACCTAAATACAGTGCTCAAATACGAAATTTACTCTCCCTAACAATTTACTGCTTGTTTTCATAATGGTTGAGCCAAATTGGACTTCACAGTATTAAagaccttaattaattattttttgcaACCGGACAATAGAGTCCTAATAAATTTGGTTTATCACCTAATTCGGAGTTAGGATGAACTGTTTATGAATTTTGTTGAAGTTTACATATTTTTCGAAAGTAAAATAATTACTTTAACTACTTTCCGACAGTTACAATTTCATTGGAGGAAATACGCTCCCTAATGCCAAAAGCTCAAAGAACCTCCACTGAAAATATTACATATAGGTCCTTGGGTCCACATCCACAAGGAACGTAATGTAAATTGTGTTagcatgactttttttttagttttattaaattgaGAAGATATCTCTCTGAGCTAATTAACATTTTGTCTAAAGAGCAATCTCTTATACCGAATTCTGGGCATGTTCTCGACCATTCAGTGGTGCCACGTGGCATGGCCGGATTCACAGGTTAGCTCCCTCACGTGCAGCCATCGGATCGTGTACACACAATGAAAAATATAGTGCGGTGGACCTAGTTGTTGTTATATATAGTTTTTGTGGGGTTTATGCATATGCGTTCAATCTCTCCCCAATCATTGCATCCTCAGCAGCTTAGCCGTGTCACCGATGTTAACCTTGCTGGTTCTGCACTAACCTTGGAGAAGGAAAAATGGTAACGGATCGGATCAACTCTTCTCCCAATGAAACTTATCTACTTTTCTCCCTACTTTCTCACCGACCCCGACATGGACACCACCATTAGCTGGGTGACGCTAATGGGTGGGTGATCGCTGTGGGCGATCACCCCCCATCCCCCCTAACACCCTTCTCTCCccacttcctcctccccttcttctcttctactacaccataaatttaaaaaaaaataaaaaaacaaagttagaaaaatttatgtatagaatactatatataaaaaaatatttgaattcaaattaaaatttgaatcgGGCATATGAACtattgacttataaactttgggtctataaactttgaGAAAATCCCTTGTATACCCCTCAAATTttacctaatcccttctatacccctgaattttgcttacttccttgtatactcctaaaatttgattttgatcccttccatacccctCACGTCGGtcgaccgttagttgaccgtctattttctataaaaataaccattttacccttggatgaacaaagaaattcatgaattacattatcaaaaatataaaagcttcttgcatgagactattatagttatgagtttgttgttCGATGTattatttatcccaaaaaatatttttagataatgaaataaaaaaatacgtatttttttataaaaaagacataaaaatgaggagcattcatataAAGATAGAACTCCCAATGTTCACAACATTCTTTTAATGAATGCTcccgataaaaaaaatccattgtcctattaaaatttcaaataaaaattttaatttattacatttattttattttcaaaatttatgtcaaaattttctgcactaattatttagtctctttagttttataaaatgcacatactgtgcacccaaacaaaattttcaattgttttttaagcttatatttaaacctaaagcatcaagggcaaaaggacatttgcaaccaaacgtaaCAGTGAAATGATGTAAAATGTAAcggtaggggcatggaagggatcaaattgaaattttaggtgtatagaAGGGATCAggtaaatttcaggggtatgaAAGGGATTGAGAGAGTTTTTAGGGGTACAGAGGAAATTTACTCATAAACTttgggtgtataaactttagatgtatagaaatactatatagaAAAGCTCAAAAAAAGAgttaattttgaattcaaattcaaatttgaattggatatataaaattttgacttataaatttgggtctctaaactttaggtatataaactttagatgtataaacttgaggtgtacaaactttaggtgcataaatttactaaaataggaaagtaatgcagtgccaaaaaaggaaaccacgtgGAGAAGGGGGTGATCGCTCGGGgagatcgatcgcccattaggctTTTCGCCGTTGGCTTGGTGCTGTCAGCGTCAGCCTTAGATGCGGCATCGCCCCCGCAGCGATGCTGGGGCGCTATTAACATCAAATTTGATATGCTTCTTTAGCGGATTCGGTTGAGGAAAGGTGCTAGTTGGTAGATAGAAATTTATTCAGATCAAGATGAATACAAAGAGGAATCGCAAAGACCACGGCAAGATAGTTTCATATTTTTAGTATATCTCTTAAATAGGTAGGATTTGTTATTTTACTTTTTTGTTAGGAATCTTATCTTGTGTCCAATCAGGACTCGTATCCGCCCGATAGTATAAATATGCACACCCAGTGTCTTTTTAAattatctctcgatcaatataCTATTTTTGGCGCATCATCACCTTTTATTCCTGTAAGTTCTTGGTTTTGAGCGGGATTGTATTGGCTAAATTTGATCTCTATTGAGAAGCAAGTTCCATCAACTTCGCTTGTGTTAGCGTGTCAAGAACTTTGTCGGTTAAGTTCGATATTCTATTCATGTTGATGCAAGTATTGCCTATCTAATATATCGATTCTATCATTAACTCCATCGTTGTTTAGAGTCTTATCGGCTAAGTTAGGACTTTCTCAGTTAGGTCCGATATTCTGACTAAGTTCAAGTTACTCTAATCACACCTCTATAGGACCACTCCACTTGCCGCCACCGTCAAGCCGCCGCATTGCCACACAGGATAGGAAGTGAGGCTAGCGCCGCAGTCTAATACGTGGGACCGCCACTGCtgctggagagagaggaggagctgGAGAGGTGGACAGATAAGAGGATAAGGGGAAACGCTTCCTTGGCGCTCATGAGAAATCAACGTCCGTGAAAAGCTAGGTTAGTTCGGCTCCTCAAGGTGTcggtacttttttaaaaaaaactggcaCATATAAGGAGTTAAAGGTATCGGTTTTTACTTTTAGGCATGTCTGAGGGGTCGAGATCAGACGTTTTGGTTTTAGAATACcgtttcttttttgcttttatATTGTAGATTTGTAGTGGGTGTAGAAGAGTTACCTAAGCAAGCAAAGTAGACAAGGCATCGGAAATAGATGGAGTGGTAGAAGTGTTGGGTAGCTGAATGATGAGTAGGCTTAAATCCTGACTTTTATAAGAACATGTCCTTGTCAAACACAGCGTTGCTGCAATGTAACTAGGAGTACATTTCCTTGGCTGGCTCGTGATGGTCAGTCAAGACCCAACAATTAACGATTCCTTAATAGTAATGAGAATAGTACTCGTACCCTACTTGTCCATCTTCAGTGTCAATATCTTAACTGTTATATGCACTAGTATAGATTTGGACTTAGTAGGTGGGTCAAATATATATCATACCAAATCTTGTAAGAACAGTGTTCAGAAAGAAAGCCCATAGAAGGAACAAAGAGACCGAGCCGAGGGGGAAAGGGTGAAAATAAAACGAAGGAGCTTATGCACCATCTCGTCCTTTaaagttttaattttatattttctgTATGACTGAACCTGTTAGCCAATTGACATGTAGGCGTCTTTGTGACATGTCACATAAGTGGCACCCAATATAAATTTGAGgataaaaatacaaatttaattttagagttcAGGAAACCTGAATAGTTTAAGCACCGTTCATGCATGTATTTCACTCTTCCAACAAATACAAATACAAGACAGAATCTAGCTAGCGATGGAATGTCCTCGCAAACAAGCGGGGAACCATGGATGCTAGTTTATTCAAGAATGCAACACAAATAACATCAACCATATATAACGACGTAATGTAGTATTGTCGATCGACTGACGACTGGTCCCAAATCATTTTCAGTCCCTGAAGAAACCAAAGCTGCTGTTGACGACGGACAAGCCGCCGTCGACGCGCAGGTTCTGGCCGCTCACGTACCGGCCGTCGTCGCTGGCGAGGaacagcgccgcggcggcgatgtcgTCCGCCTTGAGTGCGCCTGCGCCCTTCAGGTTCGCCGAGTTCGCCATGATCGCCTCGATTGCCTCGTCGTCCATGCCCATGGCAGCCCTCGCCAGCGGCGTGGCGACCCCGGCGGGCGAAACGCAGTTGACGCGGATCCCGTGCCGGCCCAGCTCGCCGGCCGCGTTCTCCGTGAACCCCACCAGCGCGTGCTTCGACGTCGTGTACGCGTGCGACGCCGCGCCGGACACCGACGACGACAGGCTCGCCGTCGAGATGATGCTgccgcggcgcgccggcgccATCACCCGCGCCGCGTGCTTGG
This window of the Oryza sativa Japonica Group chromosome 4, ASM3414082v1 genome carries:
- the LOC4335092 gene encoding momilactone A synthase-like isoform X2, with protein sequence MAGSSHVSADARKLVGKVAVITGGASGIGACTARLFVKHGARVVVADIQDELGASLVAELGPDASSYVHCDVTNEGDVAAAVDHAVATFGKLDVMFNNAGVTGPPCFRITESTKEDFERVLAVNLIGPFLGTKHAARVMAPARRGSIISTASLSSSVSGTASHAYTTSKRALVGFTENAAGELGRHGIRVNCVSPAAVATPLARAAMGMDMDDETIEAIMEKSANLKGVGLKVDDIAAAALFLASDDGRYVSGQNLRVDGGVSVVNSSFGFFRD
- the LOC4335092 gene encoding momilactone A synthase-like isoform X1 encodes the protein MAGSSHVSADARNRLVGKVAVITGGASGIGACTARLFVKHGARVVVADIQDELGASLVAELGPDASSYVHCDVTNEGDVAAAVDHAVATFGKLDVMFNNAGVTGPPCFRITESTKEDFERVLAVNLIGPFLGTKHAARVMAPARRGSIISTASLSSSVSGTASHAYTTSKRALVGFTENAAGELGRHGIRVNCVSPAAVATPLARAAMGMDMDDETIEAIMEKSANLKGVGLKVDDIAAAALFLASDDGRYVSGQNLRVDGGVSVVNSSFGFFRD
- the LOC4335093 gene encoding momilactone A synthase codes for the protein MAAGSSHVSADARKLVGKVAVITGGASGIGACTARLFVKHGARVVVADIQDELGASLVAELGPDASSYVHCDVTNEGDVAAAVDHAVARFGKLDVMFNNAGVSGPPCFRMSECTKEDFERVLAVNLVGPFLGTKHAARVMAPARRGSIISTASLSSSVSGAASHAYTTSKHALVGFTENAAGELGRHGIRVNCVSPAGVATPLARAAMGMDDEAIEAIMANSANLKGAGALKADDIAAAALFLASDDGRYVSGQNLRVDGGLSVVNSSFGFFRD